A stretch of Paracoccus sp. MA DNA encodes these proteins:
- a CDS encoding MlaD family protein → METKANYVLIGAFTIAGFLGMLLFLMWFAKLQLNRQFAYYDIYFPEVSGLGVSSEVLFAGLPVGRVVDMQLSPSINGAVRVRVELAEDTPVRTDSRAAIEIQGVTGVSNVAISAGRPDSPLLRDADPDSIPVIAASRSALQTLSEQGPEMLSRLNTVAEQLTQLLGDENQSRVRNILDNVERSSANLDKALADVTTATESIASAASDISGFGERLDGLSAAAEATLGNADTALAKFNESAAKVDTALDSGTATLDEVRAYVSGDLKALTQRLDQTAATLESDLTRLAGRADQSLDNLDAALAVGQRTLASAERAFDGADRVINSNVEPVVADLRVTLGKANEAIDRVVADLPEITDRLRNAADSADTAFASLRGMLDSARAPVQAFTREGLPQFTRMASDLRGLVGNVNELVSALRRNPSQVLSGPRVPEFRR, encoded by the coding sequence ATGGAGACCAAGGCCAATTACGTCCTGATCGGAGCCTTCACCATCGCCGGCTTCCTGGGGATGCTGCTGTTCCTGATGTGGTTCGCCAAGCTTCAGCTGAACCGGCAATTCGCCTATTACGACATCTATTTCCCGGAAGTGTCGGGGCTGGGCGTGTCTTCCGAGGTGCTTTTCGCCGGGCTTCCCGTCGGGCGGGTCGTGGACATGCAGCTGTCGCCCAGCATCAACGGCGCCGTGCGGGTGCGGGTCGAGCTGGCCGAGGACACGCCGGTGCGCACCGATTCCCGCGCCGCGATCGAGATCCAGGGCGTCACCGGCGTCTCGAACGTGGCGATCTCTGCCGGCCGGCCGGATTCGCCGCTGCTGCGCGATGCCGACCCGGATTCGATCCCGGTGATCGCCGCCAGCCGCTCGGCCCTGCAGACGCTGTCGGAGCAGGGCCCCGAGATGCTGTCGCGGCTGAACACCGTGGCCGAGCAGCTGACCCAGCTTCTGGGCGACGAGAACCAGAGCCGGGTGCGCAACATCCTGGACAATGTCGAACGCTCCAGCGCCAATCTGGACAAGGCGCTGGCCGACGTGACCACGGCCACCGAATCCATCGCCTCGGCCGCTTCGGACATCTCGGGTTTCGGCGAGCGGCTGGACGGGCTCAGCGCCGCGGCCGAGGCGACGCTGGGCAATGCCGACACGGCGCTGGCCAAGTTCAACGAAAGCGCCGCCAAGGTCGACACGGCGCTGGATTCCGGCACCGCGACGCTGGACGAGGTGCGCGCCTATGTCTCGGGCGACCTGAAGGCGCTGACGCAGCGGCTGGACCAGACCGCCGCCACGCTGGAATCCGACCTGACCCGGCTGGCCGGGCGCGCGGACCAGAGCCTCGACAATCTCGACGCCGCGCTCGCGGTCGGGCAGCGGACGCTGGCCTCGGCCGAGCGGGCCTTCGACGGCGCCGACCGGGTCATCAACAGCAATGTCGAGCCGGTGGTGGCCGACCTGCGCGTGACGCTGGGCAAGGCGAACGAGGCCATCGACCGCGTGGTCGCCGACCTGCCCGAGATCACCGACCGCCTGCGCAATGCCGCCGACAGCGCCGATACCGCCTTTGCCAGCCTGCGCGGCATGCTGGACAGCGCCCGCGCCCCGGTGCAGGCTTTCACCCGCGAGGGGCTGCCGCAATTCACCCGCATGGCCAGCGATCTGCGCGGGCTGGTGGGCAATGTGAACGAGCTGGTCTCGGCGCTGAGGCGCAATCCGTCGCAAGTCCTCTCGGGCCCGCGCGTGCCCGAGTTCCGCCGCTGA
- a CDS encoding ABC transporter ATP-binding protein: MSENLIEVRGLRTQFGRHVVHDGLDLDLRRGEILGVVGGSGTGKSVLLRTIVGLNRPTAGTVRVFGQDVGALTGPAREALERRWGVMFQGGALFSSLTVRENVEVPLRAVPDLSPEARQGLAELKVSMAGLPWSANDKYPSDLSGGMRKRAGLARALALDPEIVFLDEPTAGLDPIGADAFDRLIVELRDALDLSVFLVTHDLDTLHACCDRIAVLAENRVLVTGTMAEMLQVDHPWVHEYFHGPRARAAMTTGRAKE, from the coding sequence GTGAGCGAAAACCTCATCGAGGTCAGGGGCTTGCGCACCCAGTTCGGCCGCCATGTCGTGCATGACGGGCTGGACCTCGACTTGCGGCGGGGCGAGATCCTGGGCGTGGTCGGCGGCTCGGGCACCGGGAAATCGGTGCTGCTGCGCACCATCGTCGGGCTGAACCGGCCGACCGCCGGGACGGTGCGGGTCTTCGGCCAGGACGTCGGCGCGCTGACCGGCCCGGCGCGCGAGGCGCTGGAGCGGCGCTGGGGCGTGATGTTCCAGGGGGGCGCGCTGTTTTCCTCGCTGACCGTGCGCGAGAATGTCGAGGTGCCGCTGCGCGCCGTGCCGGATCTTTCGCCCGAGGCGCGGCAGGGGCTGGCCGAGCTGAAGGTCTCGATGGCCGGGCTGCCGTGGAGCGCGAATGACAAATACCCCTCGGACCTGTCGGGCGGCATGAGAAAGCGCGCCGGTCTGGCGCGGGCGCTGGCGCTGGACCCCGAAATCGTGTTCCTGGACGAACCTACCGCCGGGCTCGATCCCATCGGCGCCGACGCCTTCGACCGGCTGATCGTCGAGCTGCGCGATGCGCTGGACCTGTCGGTGTTCCTGGTCACGCATGACCTGGATACGCTGCATGCCTGTTGCGACCGCATCGCGGTGCTGGCGGAAAATCGGGTGCTGGTGACCGGCACCATGGCCGAGATGCTTCAGGTCGATCACCCTTGGGTGCATGAATATTTCCACGGCCCGCGCGCCCGCGCCGCCATGACCACCGGCCGCGCCAAGGAGTAG
- a CDS encoding ABC transporter permease codes for MASLPDDPKLSATVSDGVLRLSGEFSVWTLGQLPPEAGTAPRLELSGLTRLDTAAAWYLTGREREGARLDGLTEAQARLLDTVRQALPRRDAEAGGPAGWRLMLEQTGRRVVAALVFLREIAEYLGRFLAALARGLLHPRDFRFTSLVYHCQETGLRAVPIVALMSFLIGVVLAFQGAAQLRQFGAEVFVIDLIAISILRELGILLTAIIVAGRTASALTASIGSMKMNEEIDAMRTLGLDPDMVLILPRVLALVITLPILGLVANLAGLVGGALMSWIELGISPSMFRYRLLADTSVDHVIVGLSKAPVFALIIGVIGCHAGMKVGKDAESLGAETSRAVVNAIFAVIVVDALFSVFFAEVGL; via the coding sequence ATGGCCAGCCTTCCCGACGACCCCAAGCTTAGCGCCACCGTTTCGGACGGCGTGCTGCGGCTGTCGGGAGAGTTCAGCGTCTGGACGCTGGGCCAGCTGCCGCCCGAGGCCGGGACCGCGCCCCGGCTGGAGCTGTCGGGGCTGACCCGGCTGGACACCGCCGCCGCCTGGTATCTGACCGGGCGCGAGCGCGAGGGCGCGCGGCTGGACGGGCTGACCGAGGCGCAGGCCCGGCTGCTGGACACCGTACGGCAGGCGCTGCCCCGCCGCGATGCCGAGGCCGGGGGGCCCGCGGGCTGGCGGCTGATGCTGGAACAGACCGGCCGCCGCGTGGTCGCCGCGCTGGTGTTCCTGCGCGAGATCGCCGAGTATCTGGGCCGCTTCCTGGCCGCCCTGGCGCGCGGCCTGCTGCATCCGCGCGATTTCCGCTTCACCTCGCTGGTGTATCATTGCCAGGAAACCGGGCTGCGCGCCGTGCCCATCGTGGCGCTGATGTCCTTTCTGATCGGCGTGGTGCTGGCCTTCCAGGGCGCGGCGCAGCTGCGCCAGTTCGGGGCCGAGGTCTTTGTCATCGACCTGATCGCCATCTCGATCCTGCGCGAACTGGGCATCCTTCTGACCGCGATCATCGTCGCCGGACGCACCGCCTCGGCCCTGACCGCCTCGATCGGCTCGATGAAGATGAACGAGGAAATCGACGCCATGCGCACCCTGGGGCTGGACCCGGACATGGTGCTGATCCTGCCGCGGGTGCTGGCGCTTGTGATCACATTGCCGATCCTGGGGCTGGTCGCCAATCTTGCCGGGCTGGTCGGCGGCGCATTGATGTCCTGGATCGAGCTGGGCATCTCGCCCTCGATGTTCCGCTATCGGCTTTTGGCGGATACCAGCGTCGACCATGTCATCGTCGGCCTGTCCAAGGCGCCGGTCTTTGCGCTGATCATCGGCGTCATCGGCTGCCATGCCGGGATGAAGGTCGGCAAGGATGCCGAATCGCTGGGCGCCGAGACCTCGCGCGCCGTGGTCAACGCCATTTTCGCGGTGATCGTGGTCGATGCGCTGTTCTCGGTCTTCTTCGCCGAGGTGGGGCTGTGA
- a CDS encoding LysR family transcriptional regulator: MHLELRHLRSLRAIHEQGGLARAAEVLNLTQSALSHQIKALEEQAGVELFLRKTKPLRLSAAGMRLLRTAEQVLPLVEAAEAEFRAVELGRAGRLHMAMECHHCFDWLLPVLDQFRRAWPEVDLDIRSSLALKALPALERGQVDMVISSDPEEIAGITFQPLFDYAPTMVVGAGHPLAAKGYAEPADLAGETLITYPMDRARLDVFSQFLDPAGVEPAHVRQVEQTAIALMLIASGRGVAVMPDWVLRAQAGNPELALLPLGRQGMLRRLYAALRTEDLQQPYMAHVLRLARTEPVRMMRALAQG; this comes from the coding sequence ATGCACCTCGAGCTTCGCCACCTGCGCAGCCTGCGCGCCATCCATGAGCAGGGCGGCCTGGCCCGCGCCGCCGAGGTGCTGAACCTGACGCAATCGGCGCTGTCCCATCAGATCAAGGCGCTGGAAGAGCAGGCGGGGGTCGAGCTTTTCCTGCGCAAGACCAAGCCCTTGCGGCTTTCGGCGGCGGGCATGCGGCTCTTGCGCACCGCCGAGCAGGTGCTGCCGCTGGTCGAGGCCGCCGAGGCCGAGTTCCGCGCCGTCGAGCTGGGCCGCGCCGGCCGGCTGCATATGGCGATGGAATGCCATCACTGCTTCGACTGGCTTCTGCCGGTGCTGGACCAGTTCCGCCGCGCCTGGCCCGAGGTCGATCTGGACATCCGCTCCAGCCTGGCGCTGAAGGCGCTGCCGGCGCTGGAGCGGGGCCAGGTCGATATGGTGATTTCCTCTGACCCCGAGGAGATCGCCGGCATCACCTTCCAGCCGCTTTTCGACTATGCCCCGACCATGGTGGTCGGCGCCGGCCATCCGCTGGCCGCCAAGGGCTATGCCGAGCCGGCGGATCTGGCGGGCGAGACGCTGATCACCTATCCGATGGACCGGGCGCGGCTGGACGTGTTCTCGCAATTCCTCGATCCCGCCGGGGTCGAGCCCGCCCATGTCCGGCAGGTCGAGCAGACGGCCATCGCCCTGATGCTCATCGCCTCGGGGCGCGGGGTGGCGGTGATGCCCGACTGGGTGCTGCGCGCCCAGGCCGGCAATCCCGAGCTGGCGCTGCTGCCGCTGGGCCGGCAGGGCATGCTGCGCCGGCTTTACGCCGCGCTGCGCACCGAGGATCTGCAGCAGCCCTATATGGCGCATGTGCTGCGCCTGGCCCGGACCGAGCCGGTCAGGATGATGCGGGCGCTGGCGCAGGGCTGA
- the metF gene encoding methylenetetrahydrofolate reductase [NAD(P)H] has product MPVPATSFEFFPPRNLDQSFRLWETARALAPLGPDFVSVTYGAGGTTRQLTHEAVTALASHYGLNVAAHLTCVDATREETLQIVQEYAAAGVHEIVALRGDAPQGQERFTPHADGFANSVELIEAIAARGDMTIRCGAYPEPHPESPDTAADVAWLKRKVDAGASSAMTQFFFDAETYFRFRDACVAAGIEAPIIPGILPIQSWAGTRRFAERCGTSVPQWAEEAFAAAGKEGEAQLALDICVRLCERLVEGGVDRLHFYTLNKPELVLKVCAALGIEPKGEFSRVA; this is encoded by the coding sequence ATGCCCGTGCCCGCGACCAGCTTCGAATTCTTTCCGCCCCGGAACCTGGACCAGTCGTTCCGACTGTGGGAAACGGCGCGCGCGCTTGCCCCCCTGGGTCCCGATTTCGTTTCGGTCACCTACGGCGCCGGCGGCACCACCCGGCAGCTGACGCATGAGGCGGTGACGGCGCTGGCCAGCCATTACGGGCTGAACGTGGCCGCGCATCTGACCTGCGTCGACGCCACGCGCGAGGAGACGCTGCAGATCGTCCAGGAATACGCGGCCGCCGGCGTGCATGAGATCGTGGCGCTGCGCGGCGACGCGCCCCAGGGGCAAGAGCGGTTCACCCCCCATGCCGACGGTTTCGCCAATTCGGTCGAGCTGATCGAGGCCATCGCGGCCCGCGGCGACATGACCATTCGCTGCGGCGCCTATCCCGAGCCGCATCCGGAAAGCCCCGACACCGCCGCCGACGTGGCCTGGCTCAAGCGCAAGGTGGATGCCGGCGCCAGCTCGGCAATGACGCAGTTCTTCTTCGACGCCGAGACCTATTTCCGCTTTCGCGACGCCTGTGTCGCGGCGGGGATCGAGGCGCCGATCATCCCCGGCATCCTGCCGATCCAGAGCTGGGCCGGCACCCGCCGCTTTGCCGAACGCTGCGGCACCTCGGTCCCGCAATGGGCCGAGGAGGCCTTCGCCGCCGCCGGCAAGGAGGGCGAGGCCCAGCTGGCGCTGGATATCTGCGTTCGCCTGTGCGAGCGGCTGGTCGAGGGCGGCGTGGACAGGCTGCATTTCTACACGCTGAACAAGCCCGAACTGGTTCTGAAGGTCTGCGCCGCGCTGGGGATCGAGCCCAAGGGCGAATTCTCGCGCGTGGCCTGA
- a CDS encoding DUF2235 domain-containing protein: MDGTFASLTEGRRSSIARIHAMLSGEYGALPAPVRMHYAPGQQWDAWRTLPELTMGSALERHICNAYAWLAREWRPGNPLFFFGYSRGAFAVRSLAGMIGRVGLLTHAHATRRNVQLAWQLYRNGGDSLVRRLDPGLCHPTVPIRMIGVFDTVMALGIRLPLLWILTEPRFRFHDAHLGAEVEHGVQALALDETRAAFQPLIWDSASAPGRVEQMWFRGCHPDVGGQLSGLEYARPLANIPLVWMMTRAEAFGLPLPEGWGRHFPCDATAPSVGSWRRWGKAFLARAPRLAGADPSEMLHPSVPRPYTGPALLAGALAEAAPPRPHRRRRLVRFGSPAPPVPGPPMPGLGGESAGAALPVMVQPEGMASAGPAVSPALRPEPPAQGRDGPEPAAPADGMAQTGRNGDG; the protein is encoded by the coding sequence ATGGACGGCACCTTCGCCTCGCTGACCGAGGGGCGAAGGTCCTCCATCGCCCGCATCCATGCGATGCTGTCGGGCGAATACGGGGCGCTGCCGGCGCCGGTCCGGATGCATTACGCCCCCGGCCAGCAATGGGACGCCTGGCGCACCCTGCCCGAACTGACCATGGGTTCGGCGCTGGAGCGGCATATCTGCAACGCCTATGCCTGGCTCGCCCGCGAATGGCGGCCGGGCAATCCGCTGTTCTTCTTCGGCTATTCGCGGGGGGCCTTCGCGGTACGGTCGCTGGCCGGGATGATCGGCCGGGTGGGGCTGCTGACCCATGCCCATGCGACGCGCCGCAACGTGCAGCTGGCCTGGCAGCTTTACCGCAACGGCGGCGACAGCTTGGTGCGAAGGCTGGATCCCGGGCTGTGCCATCCGACGGTGCCGATCCGGATGATCGGGGTTTTCGACACGGTGATGGCGCTGGGGATCCGGCTGCCGCTGCTGTGGATCCTGACCGAGCCGCGCTTTCGCTTTCACGACGCGCATCTGGGGGCCGAGGTCGAGCACGGCGTCCAAGCGCTGGCGCTGGACGAGACGCGGGCCGCTTTCCAGCCCCTGATCTGGGACAGCGCCTCGGCCCCCGGCCGGGTCGAGCAGATGTGGTTTCGCGGCTGCCACCCCGATGTGGGGGGCCAGCTTTCCGGGCTGGAATATGCCCGGCCGCTGGCCAATATCCCGCTGGTCTGGATGATGACGCGGGCCGAGGCATTCGGCCTGCCGCTGCCCGAAGGCTGGGGCCGGCATTTCCCCTGCGACGCCACCGCGCCCTCGGTCGGGTCCTGGCGCAGATGGGGCAAGGCGTTTCTGGCCCGCGCGCCGCGGCTTGCCGGCGCCGACCCCTCCGAGATGCTGCATCCTTCCGTGCCGCGGCCCTATACCGGCCCGGCGCTGCTGGCGGGGGCGCTGGCCGAGGCGGCACCGCCGCGTCCGCATCGCCGGCGGCGGCTGGTGCGGTTCGGATCGCCTGCTCCGCCGGTTCCCGGACCTCCGATGCCGGGGCTGGGCGGGGAATCGGCCGGGGCTGCGCTGCCGGTCATGGTGCAGCCCGAAGGAATGGCTTCCGCCGGGCCGGCCGTTTCGCCCGCTCTGCGCCCCGAGCCTCCGGCGCAGGGCAGGGACGGACCCGAGCCGGCGGCGCCGGCCGACGGCATGGCGCAGACCGGCCGGAACGGCGATGGCTGA
- a CDS encoding type III PLP-dependent enzyme, with amino-acid sequence MGLTEGRGPKTVWNNPAEIIRRLSPENPVMVFAPSVLRATAQRFLQGFPGLVTYAVKSNPDEAVIRTLSAAGIKGFDVASPYEIDLIGRLAPDAARHYHNPVRSQAEIVHAVEAGIKSWSVDSRSELDKLFARVPAENCEISPRFKLPVLGAAYDFGSKFGATPELAAELLRAVADRGYIPSLTFHPGTQCTDPHAWESYITTAAEICAMAGVKARRLNVGGGFPSHRVTGVEPDLAAIFALIRRVTDEAFGPEAPQLVCEPGRGLCADAFSLITRVKAVRDGQNVFLNDGVYGGLFELPIVGNLDRLQVLTPEGTPREDEPMPRIIFGPTCDSVDRLPGELTLPANIREGDYVVFHGAGAYSTVTNTRFNGFGLMAHLTVNALE; translated from the coding sequence ATGGGACTGACCGAGGGCCGCGGCCCCAAGACCGTCTGGAACAATCCCGCCGAGATCATCCGCAGGCTGAGCCCGGAAAATCCGGTGATGGTCTTTGCCCCCTCGGTCCTGCGCGCCACGGCGCAGCGGTTCCTGCAAGGCTTTCCCGGCCTCGTGACCTATGCGGTCAAGTCGAACCCGGACGAGGCGGTGATCCGCACGCTTTCCGCTGCCGGGATCAAGGGTTTCGACGTGGCCTCGCCCTATGAGATCGACCTGATCGGCCGGCTGGCCCCGGATGCGGCGCGCCATTACCACAACCCCGTGCGCTCGCAGGCCGAGATCGTCCATGCGGTCGAGGCGGGGATCAAGTCCTGGTCGGTGGACAGCCGCTCGGAGCTGGACAAGCTTTTCGCCCGCGTGCCGGCCGAGAATTGCGAGATCTCGCCGCGTTTCAAGCTGCCCGTGCTGGGCGCGGCCTATGACTTCGGCTCGAAATTCGGGGCCACGCCGGAACTGGCGGCGGAGTTGCTGCGCGCGGTGGCGGATCGCGGCTACATCCCTTCGCTGACCTTCCACCCGGGCACGCAATGCACCGATCCGCATGCCTGGGAAAGCTATATCACCACCGCGGCCGAGATCTGCGCCATGGCGGGCGTCAAGGCGCGGCGGCTGAACGTCGGCGGCGGCTTCCCCTCGCATCGCGTGACCGGGGTCGAGCCCGACCTGGCCGCGATCTTCGCGCTGATCCGCCGCGTGACCGACGAGGCCTTCGGCCCCGAGGCGCCGCAGCTGGTCTGCGAGCCCGGCCGCGGGCTTTGCGCCGATGCCTTTTCGCTGATCACCCGCGTCAAGGCGGTGCGCGACGGCCAGAACGTGTTCCTGAACGACGGCGTCTATGGCGGGCTGTTCGAACTGCCCATCGTCGGCAATCTCGACCGGCTGCAGGTGCTGACCCCCGAGGGCACCCCGCGCGAGGACGAGCCGATGCCCCGCATCATCTTTGGCCCGACCTGCGATTCGGTGGACCGCCTGCCGGGCGAGCTGACTTTGCCCGCCAATATCCGGGAAGGCGACTATGTCGTCTTCCACGGCGCCGGCGCCTATTCGACCGTCACCAACACCCGCTTCAACGGCTTCGGGCTGATGGCACACCTGACCGTGAACGCGCTTGAATAG
- a CDS encoding Lrp/AsnC family transcriptional regulator, whose product MDELDRGILAHLAQDARMSVAVLARRLKVARSTVQARLERLETSGAIAGYTLRLGDSAREHRIRATCMLTIEPRAQAAILARLRSLPEVERIHTTSGRVDLLLQLAAISTSQLDDVLDQIGGLTGVRSSESLIHLSTKLDRAT is encoded by the coding sequence GTGGACGAACTTGATCGCGGCATTCTGGCCCATCTGGCGCAGGACGCGCGCATGTCGGTCGCGGTTCTGGCGCGGCGGCTGAAGGTGGCGCGCTCGACCGTGCAGGCGCGGCTGGAGCGGCTGGAAACCTCGGGCGCCATTGCCGGTTACACCCTGCGGCTGGGCGATTCCGCGCGCGAGCATCGCATCCGCGCCACCTGCATGCTGACCATCGAACCCCGCGCCCAGGCCGCGATCCTGGCCCGGCTGCGCAGCCTGCCCGAGGTCGAGCGCATCCATACCACCAGCGGCCGCGTCGATCTTTTGCTGCAACTGGCCGCCATATCGACCAGCCAGCTGGACGATGTGCTGGATCAGATCGGCGGATTGACCGGCGTGCGCTCCAGCGAGAGCCTGATTCACCTGTCCACGAAGCTGGATCGCGCCACCTGA
- the rsmD gene encoding 16S rRNA (guanine(966)-N(2))-methyltransferase RsmD: MRIVGGTLRGLKLAEIGAGDPAAHLRPTTDRVRESIFNLLINGTHGNPIPGARVLDLFAGTGALGLEALSRGAARVAFVDDGVAARGLLRMNIEKARAMGVTDVWRRDATSLGENRGAPYGLVFLDPPYGKGLGERALESALAGGWIAPGGMVVWEESAPPGPVARLERIDQRKYGDTFVTLLRAGHDQVARSSFVDR; encoded by the coding sequence ATGAGAATCGTGGGCGGCACCCTGCGCGGGCTGAAACTGGCCGAGATCGGCGCCGGCGATCCGGCGGCGCATCTGCGCCCGACCACCGACCGGGTGCGCGAGTCGATCTTCAACCTGCTCATCAACGGCACGCATGGCAATCCGATCCCCGGCGCGCGGGTGCTGGACCTGTTCGCCGGCACCGGCGCGCTGGGGCTGGAGGCGCTGTCGCGCGGCGCGGCCCGCGTGGCCTTCGTCGATGACGGCGTGGCGGCGCGCGGGCTGCTGCGCATGAATATCGAGAAGGCCCGCGCCATGGGCGTGACCGATGTCTGGCGCCGCGACGCGACAAGCCTGGGCGAGAATCGCGGCGCACCCTATGGGCTGGTGTTCCTGGACCCGCCCTATGGCAAGGGGTTGGGCGAGCGCGCGCTGGAATCGGCGCTGGCCGGCGGCTGGATCGCCCCGGGCGGCATGGTGGTCTGGGAGGAATCGGCCCCGCCCGGCCCGGTCGCGAGGCTGGAACGGATCGACCAGCGCAAATACGGCGACACGTTTGTCACATTGTTGCGCGCGGGACACGATCAGGTGGCGCGATCCAGCTTCGTGGACAGGTGA
- a CDS encoding NAD(P)/FAD-dependent oxidoreductase: protein MNIVILGAGQAAASLAAKLRALGHEGGIAVIGDEPAPPYQRPPLSKAYLLGQMGLDRLTLRTADWWEEQGIALHLGERATRIDRDRRVVVTDRGEHPYDQLALTLGAAPRRLPAAMGGDLPGVHVVRNLADIAGLRPALVAGRRLVVIGGGYIGLEAAAVARKLGLEVTLVEAAPRILGRVAAPETAEMIRALHRAHGVEIVEGTGIARITGDTAADGVELADGRRLPADLVICGIGIAPETALAEAAGLAIDNGIATDALGRTSDPAIWAAGDCASFPAAGGRLRLESVGNAIDMAEAVAANMLGANAAYVPKPWFWSDQFDAKLQIAGLNLGYDRVVTRPAANGGSVWYFRDGRLIAVDALNDARAYMIGKRLIEGGRSPSPGAVAEAVELKALMA, encoded by the coding sequence ATGAACATCGTGATCCTTGGCGCGGGACAGGCGGCGGCCTCTCTGGCGGCGAAACTGCGCGCGCTGGGGCACGAGGGCGGCATCGCCGTCATCGGCGACGAGCCCGCGCCGCCCTATCAGCGCCCGCCGCTGTCCAAGGCCTATCTGCTGGGCCAGATGGGGCTGGACCGGCTGACCCTGCGCACCGCGGACTGGTGGGAGGAGCAGGGCATCGCCCTGCATCTGGGCGAGCGCGCGACCCGCATCGACCGCGACCGCCGCGTGGTGGTGACGGATCGCGGCGAGCATCCCTATGACCAGCTGGCCCTGACGCTGGGCGCCGCGCCGCGCCGCCTGCCTGCCGCGATGGGCGGCGACCTGCCCGGCGTGCATGTGGTGCGCAACCTGGCCGACATCGCGGGGCTGCGGCCGGCGCTGGTCGCCGGGCGCCGTCTGGTGGTGATCGGCGGCGGCTATATCGGGCTGGAGGCCGCCGCGGTGGCCCGCAAGCTGGGGCTGGAGGTGACGCTGGTCGAGGCGGCGCCGCGCATCCTGGGTCGCGTCGCCGCGCCCGAAACCGCGGAGATGATCCGCGCCCTGCACCGCGCCCATGGCGTCGAGATCGTCGAGGGCACCGGCATCGCCCGCATCACCGGCGACACGGCTGCCGATGGGGTGGAACTGGCCGACGGCCGCCGCCTGCCGGCCGATCTGGTGATCTGCGGCATCGGCATCGCGCCCGAGACCGCGCTGGCCGAGGCGGCGGGGCTGGCCATCGACAACGGCATCGCCACCGATGCGCTTGGCCGGACCTCGGACCCGGCGATCTGGGCGGCGGGCGATTGCGCCAGCTTTCCGGCAGCGGGGGGAAGGCTGCGGCTGGAAAGCGTCGGCAATGCCATCGACATGGCCGAGGCGGTGGCGGCGAACATGCTGGGCGCGAACGCCGCCTATGTGCCGAAGCCGTGGTTCTGGTCGGACCAGTTCGACGCGAAATTGCAGATCGCCGGGCTGAACCTGGGTTATGACCGGGTGGTGACGCGGCCGGCGGCGAATGGCGGCTCGGTCTGGTATTTCCGCGACGGCCGGCTGATCGCCGTGGACGCGCTGAACGACGCCCGCGCCTATATGATCGGCAAGCGGCTGATCGAGGGCGGCCGCTCGCCCAGCCCCGGGGCCGTGGCCGAGGCGGTCGAGTTGAAGGCGCTGATGGCATGA
- a CDS encoding peroxiredoxin gives MSISKGDKLPEGKLLKPGANGPEEVATADLAKGRVAIFAVPGAYTPTCTNAHMPSFVKNADKFRDKGVSRVVCITVNDPFVAGKWAADTGATDAGIEVLADADGSFTKTLGMNIEGAGWVNGRSKRYAMLVNDGTVEELQVEETPGACSVSSGDSLLDLV, from the coding sequence ATGTCCATCTCGAAAGGCGACAAGCTGCCCGAAGGCAAGCTGCTGAAACCGGGCGCCAACGGCCCCGAGGAAGTGGCCACCGCCGATCTGGCCAAGGGCCGCGTGGCGATCTTTGCCGTGCCGGGCGCCTATACGCCGACCTGCACCAATGCCCATATGCCCAGCTTCGTGAAGAACGCCGACAAGTTCCGCGACAAGGGCGTGTCGCGCGTGGTCTGCATCACGGTGAACGATCCCTTCGTCGCCGGGAAATGGGCCGCGGATACCGGCGCGACCGATGCCGGGATCGAGGTGCTGGCTGATGCCGATGGCAGCTTCACCAAGACGCTGGGGATGAACATCGAGGGCGCGGGCTGGGTCAACGGCCGCTCGAAACGCTATGCCATGCTGGTCAATGACGGCACGGTGGAGGAGCTTCAGGTCGAGGAAACGCCCGGCGCCTGCTCGGTCTCCTCGGGCGATTCGCTCCTGGACCTCGTCTGA